The Pongo abelii isolate AG06213 chromosome 20, NHGRI_mPonAbe1-v2.0_pri, whole genome shotgun sequence genome window below encodes:
- the SYT3 gene encoding synaptotagmin-3, which yields MSGDYEDDLCRRALILVSDLCARVRDADTNDRCQEFNDRIRGYPRGPDADISVSLLSVIVTFCGIVLLGVSLFVSWKLCWVPWRDKGGSAVGGGPLRKDLGPGVGLAGLVGGGGHHLGAGLGGHPLLGGPHHHAHATHHPPFAELLEPGSLGGSDTPEPSYLDMDSYPEAAAAAVAAGVKPSQTSPELPSEGGAGSGLLLLPPSGGGLPSAQSHQQVTSLAPTTRYPALPRPLTQQTLTSQPDPSSEERPPALPLPLPGGEEKAKLIGQIKPELYQGTGPGGRRSGGGPGSGEAGTGAPCGRISFALRYLYGSDQLVVRILQALDLPAKDSNGFSDPYVKIYLLPDRKKKFQTKVHRKTLNPVFNETFQFSVPLAELAQRKLHFSVYDFDRFSRHDLIGQVVLDNLLELAEQPPDRPLWRDIVEGGSEKADLGELNFSLCYLPTAGRLTVTIIKASNLKAMDLTGFSDPYVKASLISEGRRLKKRKTSIKKNTLNPTYNEALVFDVAPESVENVGLSIAVVDYDCIGHNEVIGVCRVGPDAADPHGREHWAEMLANPRKPVEHWHQLVEEKTLTSFTKGSKGLSEKENSE from the exons ATGTCAGGAGACTACGAGGATGACCTCTGCCGGCGGGCACTCATCCTGGTCTCGGACCTCTGTGCGCGGGTCCGAGATGCTGACACCAACGACAGGTGCCAGGAGTTCAATGACCGAATCCGAGGCTATCCCCGGGGTCCAGATGCAG ACATCTCCGTGAGCCTGCTGTCGGTCATCGTGACATTCTGTGGCATTGTGCTTCTGGGTGTCTCTCTCTTCGTGTCCTGGAAGTTGTGCTGGGTGCCCTGGCGGGACAAGGGAGGCTCGGCAGTGGGCGGTGGCCCCCTGCGCAAAGACCTAGGCCCTGGTGTCGGGCTGGCAGGCCTGGTAGGCGGCGGCGGGCACCACCTGGGGGCTGGCCTGGGTGGCCATCCTCTGCTGGGcggcccacaccaccatgcccatgccACCCACCATCCACCCTTTGCTGAGCTGCTGGAGCCAGGCAGCCTGGGGGGTTCTGACACCCCTGAGCCCTCCTACTTGGACATGGACTCGTATCCAgaggctgcagcagcagcagtggccgCTGGGGTCAAACCGAGCCAAACATCCCCTGAGCTGCCCTCTGAGGGGGGAGCAGGCTCTGGGTTGCTCCTGCTGCCCCCCAGTGGTGGGGGCTTGCCCAGTGCCCAGTCACATCAGCAGGTCACAAGcctggcacccaccaccag GTACCCAGCCCTGCCCCGACCCCTCACCCAGCAGACTCTGACCTCCCAGCCGGACCCCAGCAGTGAGGAGCGGCCACCTGCCCTGCCCTTGCCCCTGCCTGGCGGCGAGGAAAAAGCCAAACTCATTGGGCAGATTAAGCCAGAGCTGTACCAGGGGACTGGCCCTGGTGGCCGGCGGAGCGGTGGGGGCCCAGGCTCTGGAGAGGCAGGCACAGGGGCACCCTGTGGCCGCATCAGCTTCGCCCTGCGGTACCTCTATGGCTCGGACCAGCTGGTGGTGAGGATCCTGCAGGCCCTGGACCTCCCCGCCAAGGACTCCAACGGCTTCTCAGACCCCTACGTCAAGATCTACCTGCTGCCTGACCGCAAGAAAAAGTTTCAGACCAAG GTGCACAGGAAGACCCTGAACCCCGTCTTCAATGAGACGTTTCAATTCTCGGTGCCCCTGGCTGAGCTGGCCCAACGCAAACTGCACTTCAGCGTCTATGACTTTGACCGCTTCTCGCGGCACGACCTCATCGGCCAGGTGGTGCTGGACAACCTCCTGGAGCTGGCCGAGCAGCCCCCTGACCGCCCGCTCTGGAGAGACATCGTGGAGGGCGGCTCG GAAAAGGCAGATCTTGGGGAGCTCAACTTCTCACTCTGCTACCTCCCCACGGCCGGGCGCCTCACCGTGACCATCATCAAAGCCTCTAACCTCAAAGCGATGGACCTCACTGGCTTCTCAG ACCCCTACGTGAAGGCCTCTCTGATCAGCGAGGGGCGGCGTCTGAAGAAGCGGAAAACCTCCATCAAGAAGAACACACTGAACCCCACGTATAATGAGGCGCTGGTGTTCGACGTGGCCCCCGAGAGCGTGGAGAACGTGGGGCTCAGCATCGCCGTGGTGGACTACGACTG catcgGGCACAACGAGGTGATCGGCGTGTGCCGCGTGGGCCCCGACGCTGCCGACCCGCACGGTCGCGAGCACTGGGCAGAGATGCTGGCCAACCCCCGCAAGCCCGTGGAGCACTGGCATCAGCTAGTGGAG GAAAAGACTTTGACCAGCTTCACAAAAGGCAGCAAAGGACTATCAGAGAAAGAGAATTCTGAGTGA